A region from the Streptomyces tsukubensis genome encodes:
- a CDS encoding class I SAM-dependent methyltransferase, protein MADEKFENPVLAEIYDPLEADRSDLDAYLRMAEEFGARRILDVGCGTGVFALLLAERGLDVTGLDPAGASLDVARAKPGAGRVRWIHGDIAALPPLDGFDLITMTANVAQDIESPALWHATLRGARAALRPGGRLVFETRDPARRAWESWNRDESYEVVDVPGRGEVESWYDVLDADGPLVTFRQTCVFRATGAVLTSDSTLRFRTREEVAADLAATGFPAHEVRDAPDRPGREFVFVARRPPQDPDRD, encoded by the coding sequence ATGGCTGACGAGAAGTTCGAGAATCCGGTCCTGGCCGAGATCTACGACCCCCTGGAGGCCGACCGTTCGGACCTCGACGCCTACCTCCGGATGGCCGAGGAGTTCGGGGCCCGCCGGATCCTGGACGTCGGCTGCGGCACCGGGGTGTTCGCCCTGCTCCTGGCGGAACGCGGGCTCGACGTCACGGGCCTGGACCCCGCGGGTGCCTCCCTGGACGTGGCCCGCGCCAAACCGGGGGCCGGCCGGGTCCGGTGGATCCACGGCGACATCGCCGCCCTGCCGCCGCTCGACGGCTTCGACCTGATCACCATGACGGCGAACGTCGCCCAGGACATCGAATCGCCCGCCCTCTGGCATGCCACCCTCCGGGGCGCCCGGGCCGCACTCCGCCCCGGCGGCCGGCTCGTCTTCGAGACCCGCGACCCCGCCCGCCGCGCCTGGGAATCCTGGAACCGGGACGAGAGCTACGAGGTGGTGGACGTTCCCGGCCGGGGGGAGGTCGAGAGCTGGTACGACGTCCTGGACGCCGACGGCCCCCTGGTGACCTTCCGTCAGACCTGTGTTTTCCGGGCCACGGGGGCGGTCCTGACCTCGGACTCCACCCTCCGCTTCCGCACCCGCGAGGAGGTCGCCGCCGATCTGGCGGCCACGGGCTTCCCGGCGCACGAGGTCCGCGACGCCCCCGACCGCCCCGGCCGCGAGTTCGTGTTCGTCGCCCGCCGCCCGCCGCAGGACCCGGACCGGGACTGA
- a CDS encoding TerD family protein — protein MQEMIKGANVALAALSEDTDAVVVGLSWSSADGDGDADVSVLLLDDNGKVRSDNDFYFYNHPAAADGSIQLLGKIPTANGSEDRISLDLAAVPPDVARVVVAASRYEGARFGQLDDIRLTLADRGGDVLLGFAIDDASVETAFVFGELYRRGEEWKFRAVGQGYESGLAGLATDFGIDIAEDTEDTADTDDTAATEDTAAATTTATAPGGTAREPAAEAPAPAPEPADRPASATGAPSTSSARPAPEAAPASADRPARPRATRTVKKKVTLPKVAKKSLAENDAWRTARLFPVPTLRSDKERELRATSVLLSVMAQVPEFGRRLTAAFGAPAGRMQTFTEVSLPHGDTPRRPDGVIRVERAGKLWTALVETKTNGNPLKAEQVQDYMDIAARRGYEAVITLSNEVALDGVPLVEVKVDGRRKHKVTLWHLSWAEVAHQAQMLIRHEGVGNAAHAWLLQELLHYLQHENSGCHGFQNMGPAWVPVRNGIEAETLSQGDPRAVRVVESWEQLVRQVCLRLGGELGQKALPVQRTKRGADPTARRAELADRLCTDGRLTAELRIDGTPGVFTITADLRTAKLRTSVDVPTPEGGYPLASAKRLVRSLAEAPADLHVETLVDEGNGPRGTLERLRPEPGDLLPRDGAPIAGFRLSLFKGMGGTRGATESGFIRSVDDAVDRFYGSVVAHLTSFDRRTPRRAASAEPAESGADA, from the coding sequence ATGCAAGAGATGATCAAAGGAGCCAATGTCGCCCTGGCGGCGCTGAGCGAGGACACCGACGCGGTGGTCGTCGGACTGAGCTGGAGCAGTGCGGACGGGGACGGCGACGCGGATGTGTCGGTGCTCCTCCTCGACGACAACGGCAAGGTCCGCAGCGACAACGACTTCTACTTCTACAACCACCCGGCCGCCGCCGACGGCAGCATCCAGCTCCTGGGCAAGATACCGACGGCCAACGGCAGCGAAGACCGCATCAGCCTGGATCTCGCCGCGGTACCGCCGGACGTCGCCCGCGTCGTCGTGGCCGCCAGCCGGTACGAAGGCGCCCGCTTCGGGCAGCTCGACGACATCCGGCTCACGCTGGCCGACCGCGGCGGGGACGTTCTGCTCGGATTCGCCATCGACGACGCGAGCGTGGAGACCGCGTTCGTCTTCGGTGAGCTGTACCGGCGCGGCGAGGAGTGGAAGTTCCGGGCGGTCGGCCAGGGGTACGAGAGCGGACTGGCCGGTCTCGCCACCGACTTCGGCATCGACATAGCCGAAGACACCGAAGACACCGCAGACACCGACGACACGGCAGCCACCGAAGACACCGCAGCCGCGACCACGACCGCGACCGCGCCCGGGGGCACCGCCCGGGAGCCCGCCGCGGAAGCCCCCGCCCCCGCCCCGGAGCCCGCGGACCGGCCGGCCTCCGCCACCGGCGCCCCGTCGACTTCTTCCGCCCGGCCCGCCCCCGAGGCGGCCCCCGCCTCCGCCGACCGCCCGGCCCGCCCCCGCGCCACCAGGACGGTCAAGAAGAAGGTCACGCTGCCGAAGGTGGCCAAGAAGTCCCTCGCCGAGAACGACGCCTGGCGGACCGCCCGGCTCTTCCCCGTACCGACGCTCAGAAGCGACAAGGAGCGGGAGCTGCGCGCCACTTCGGTGCTGCTGTCGGTGATGGCGCAGGTGCCGGAGTTCGGCCGGCGCCTCACGGCGGCGTTCGGCGCGCCGGCCGGGCGGATGCAGACCTTCACCGAGGTGTCCCTGCCACACGGTGATACCCCGCGCCGCCCGGACGGGGTGATCCGTGTCGAGCGCGCCGGGAAGCTGTGGACGGCGCTGGTCGAGACGAAGACCAACGGCAATCCGCTCAAGGCCGAACAGGTCCAGGACTATATGGACATCGCCGCCCGCCGCGGCTACGAGGCCGTGATCACCCTCTCGAACGAAGTCGCCCTCGACGGTGTTCCGCTGGTCGAGGTGAAGGTCGACGGGCGCCGCAAGCACAAGGTGACCCTGTGGCATCTGTCCTGGGCGGAAGTGGCGCACCAGGCGCAGATGCTGATCCGCCACGAAGGCGTCGGCAACGCCGCGCACGCCTGGCTGCTCCAGGAACTGCTGCACTATCTGCAGCACGAGAACTCCGGCTGCCACGGCTTCCAGAACATGGGCCCCGCCTGGGTCCCCGTCCGCAACGGCATCGAGGCGGAGACCCTCTCCCAGGGTGATCCGCGCGCCGTCCGGGTCGTGGAGAGCTGGGAGCAGCTCGTCCGTCAGGTCTGCCTCCGGCTCGGCGGCGAACTGGGCCAGAAGGCCCTGCCCGTCCAGCGCACCAAGCGCGGTGCCGACCCGACCGCCCGGCGGGCCGAGCTCGCCGACCGGCTGTGCACGGACGGCCGGCTCACCGCGGAACTGCGCATCGACGGCACACCGGGCGTCTTCACGATCACGGCCGATCTGCGGACCGCCAAACTGCGGACGTCCGTCGACGTCCCGACGCCCGAGGGCGGCTATCCGCTCGCCTCGGCCAAGCGTCTGGTCCGGTCCCTGGCGGAGGCCCCGGCGGACCTCCACGTCGAGACGCTGGTGGACGAGGGCAACGGGCCCCGGGGCACGCTGGAGCGGCTGCGCCCCGAGCCGGGCGATCTGCTGCCCAGGGACGGCGCCCCGATCGCCGGGTTCCGGCTGTCGCTCTTCAAGGGCATGGGCGGTACCCGCGGCGCGACGGAATCCGGCTTCATCCGGAGCGTCGACGATGCCGTGGACCGGTTCTACGGCAGCGTCGTGGCACATCTGACGTCCTTCGACCGCCGTACGCCCCGCCGCGCCGCGTCCGCGGAACCCGCGGAGTCCGGCGCGGACGCCTGA
- a CDS encoding excalibur calcium-binding domain-containing protein → MKRLYAGGALILFLGFGCGSTAGSGDPGASAAKPGPTVTATATVTATATAAPEPAKTVVEPGPTVTVIKTKAAKPPAPARDTGTDQGGTDGGGTGGGGVSTEVYYANCTAARAAGAAPVSRGEPGYGRHLDRDNDGVGCDS, encoded by the coding sequence ATGAAGCGCCTCTACGCCGGAGGCGCCCTGATCTTGTTCCTGGGCTTCGGCTGCGGCAGCACCGCCGGATCCGGGGACCCCGGCGCATCGGCCGCGAAGCCCGGACCGACCGTGACCGCAACGGCCACCGTCACCGCGACGGCGACCGCCGCACCCGAGCCCGCGAAGACGGTCGTCGAGCCGGGCCCGACGGTCACCGTCATCAAGACCAAGGCCGCGAAGCCCCCGGCTCCGGCCCGCGACACCGGAACGGACCAGGGCGGCACGGACGGCGGCGGCACCGGCGGAGGCGGCGTCTCCACGGAGGTCTACTACGCCAACTGCACCGCCGCCCGGGCCGCGGGCGCCGCACCGGTCAGCAGGGGCGAACCCGGCTACGGCCGCCACCTCGACCGCGACAACGACGGCGTCGGCTGCGACTCCTGA